In Podospora pseudopauciseta strain CBS 411.78 chromosome 2 map unlocalized CBS411.78m_2, whole genome shotgun sequence, the genomic stretch CATGCGAGAATGGTGAGGTGGCAGAGGAATGGAACGCAACTCGCATGAGGAATGTGTCGATAAGAAAGCGAAAGGTATCAGCGCAAAAAGGGGAGgatcacaacaacaacgaggTCCTTGAGGACTCGACTGTGTCTGCAACAAACGCCACCAAAGCGCTGCGCTCTGTGTCGCTACAGGACAGCCCGACGACCTATCCTGCACGCAGAGTCGTCTCAGATCGGGTGCCGAATCGAGGACCGCCGTCCATGTCCGAATCTTCGATAGGCTCTGACGCCAAGCGCTCCTCCATCATGTCCAATAGGTCGACAACTTCGACTGTGGTCGACCATCCCGATGCAGCCCCTCGGCGGCGGAAGACGCTACGACACATGAAGAAGCAGATTGACTTGCGCGACTCTAGCTCCGAGCTTTCACCTGTCAGCTCAGCGCCTACATCTACGTCGGCAGCCGTGGAAGAGCCACGTAGGGGGCCTCTGCCAGCTTCGAGACTAGGAGACACTGGGCGAGATAGCCATGCGTCTATGGCTACTTTGAGCTCAATTTCGAGTAACAAAGCTCGGCGAGAGGCCTGGAAAGCGGGCGCGATTGCGGTTGCCATTGTGCCCGAACGTCGATCGTCGATCAAGTCCAACAAGTCCAACACTGCAAGAACCCCGTCTTTGAGGTCAACAAGCACGAGGCGATCCCAGCGAAGCCAGAGTCTCAGCTCTGCACCGCAATCACGTACATCCAAGAGCGTTGAGCGAGTTCCTATCTTTGATCGACCACAACGCCGAGGTAGAGCCCACTCCGAATCAGATGGAGGTAGAAGTGCTGGAGATGAGCGGACGATCGATTTTCCTCCTGTGATACCGAAGCGGTCATCTTCTCTCTCGGCCCCTACTAGTAGGAATGCTTCTAGAAGTGGCTCGCTTACGGCAGAGAGCCTCAAGGCGCACAACGCCATCCAGGCACAGCATCAAGAACTGCAAAAGGCTAGCTGGGAGCTCAATAAGCTTGTAAACCAGCACGCGGAGAGTAATGAGAGGGTCAGAGAGCAAAGGGTGGGGCTGCAACATCCCCCTGAGCTGAAGATTGTCACCAAGTCTCCGCAGCCCGAATTCACAATCCAGCAGGTTCTGCCGGAACAGCGTGCTGAGAGTAGAAAGACTGTGTCAAGCCCAGACCACGAAGGGGATGACCATCACCTTTCCGTGGATCGGTACGGTGACCCGTTGTTTGGAAAGCGGCTCTCTGCCCAGaacacccccttttccatcgcTTCAGTCGAGACGGCGGGCACTTCTCACGCTGAAGTCTCGGAGGCCATGGCGGTTAATATCTACCCGCACCAGAGCAAGTCTGTCGTGCTGGTCGACCACTCAGCCAAGCCTTCCGAGAGCTCCTCGCTCGAGAATCCTGTCATAATCGCAGAGCCAGCCACACCACCCCAGAGGCGGTTTTCTTTTGAAGAAGTCGTCGACTCACCGTTGCGAAACCCGCGAGCCCCTCCCGAGCCACCTCGTCCGCCAGTCATCAACTTCATCCCGGCTACTCCCTCGGGCTTGACGCCCATGACGGAAAGGCAGAAGATGCTGGGGAACTACTTTGAGGTTAATGGTGAGGGTGAAAAGCCAAAGCGTAGCCAGTCGCTGCTTCGGCGTGCCTTGACTGGAGGGCGGAAGAAGCCGGTTGGTGATCAGTATGGTCCTTCGCCGTCCCGCCCAGGGTTGATAACTAGGACTTTCTCCCTTGGCCGTCACGAATCCAAACCGCAGCGGCCGGGTCTCAAGCGCCGCCGTAGTACGGATGATCATCCCAGGGATGAGCACCTTCTCCACCCCTTTTGGCGACCTGCCTACGCGGAAGACTCGATGTCCGATTCTGAATCCGACCCAGACGAAGACTATTATGaggagaggggaagaaggtaCAAGTACCCGCTTATTGACAACCGCCCTGGTGGTGCTCCTGCTAGAAGAACGAGTTTGAGCCAGCGTCTCAAGCGGACGTTTGCGATTTTGCCGGTGCAGGATAAACACCAGGATGATGGGTACGAGGATGATTACtatgctgttgctgccggGTCGGGGCCAAATGGCGAGGTTGACCGGAGAACGATTAGGAGGACGCCATCGGGGAATCTGAGGGTTATGCGCTTTCGGAAGTCGTTGGAGTCGCTTAGGCCGGTGACGGCGccggaacagcagcagcaggtgtCGAGGCCGCCGGTTACACGGATTGGGAGGCCGCtgcaggggttggtgagacGGTTGTCGAGGGGACGGTCACAGGAGAGGCCGGTGGGGATCGGGGTTGGATCATCATTGGTGGGTGGGagtgctggggaggagaaagggGGCTGGGTGGATAGGATGaatttggggaggaggttgagcgAGAAGCGGAGGGAGAAAAGGACggaggagttgaggaagatgatttcgaggccgagggaggtgagggatggggtgggggatgtgaTTAGACGGATGAGTTGGGTtgaggagcagagggagagggagagggggggtggttgtgggaTGGAAATGAGGGCAAATAAGGGGAGGGCGGGAAGGATGACGACTTATTGATTATGGGTATATGAATGCATGAGTTTGGGTTGGAATTTCATGGAGGGGATGTAGGTCAGGGAAGAGGGCATGTATGTGATTATGATGTttacgtttttttttttttgttttgggagcGTCTGTTGGGAGATATGGGTATTGTAGTGGGGGTGTGGGAAAGGGTATGTGATGAATATATGAGATATGACTGGGTGTGatgtcttctttttttctctttgttATTCTTTTaggggggtgttgatatGTCAGATTATGTAGGTGGCTAGCTTTTGAAGTGTTTGGCGGCGTTAGCGATAAGActtgggttttgggagaTGTGGGTTATGAAAAATGCAAGTTTTTGGTACTCTTTTATGAAGACTTTTGATGTGTAGTGTGAGGTTGAATGAGCTTAAGTAGGACAGGTATGATGTGCTATTTATGCTATATCCTCGCttgctcttgctcttctcTCCCCTTCGCAGCCGGGCACTCCTTTTCTTATTTACCCATCAGCGATGTCATCACCTTCGCACATCACCTTCgcacatcaccatcatcagcaccTTCGCTTATACCTTAATTGATTTGCATCCCAGATATGCCATATACACTACCTACGGTAATCTATATACTTTGATCATCTAAACACTGTAACTATGCCGCTTAGAACCGTAGTTGATTGTTTTAAGACGGAGTGCAGCGCTTTGGGGCACTAAATCTTTTATCCAAGCATATAGTGTTAAGAGTACTGACATTCAACCTATGAGTCTGAGCTTGAGATAGATTGTAAAAGTTGGGATCGTTGTTAAATCTGAGCTCTAAATACCTTAGAATACTTGCTCTATATGTATCTATTACTTTTTATGCGCATCCTATATAACACTCTTTGGGCATTTCTATATGTAATACCCTTGATGAATCTCTACATATAGCCCTGAGAACACATTGCTCTTGTTCTCTCTTTCGTAGACCGAGtgcccttcttctgcttcgcACATCTACATCACCACTTTTAGGTCCTAACTAAATTAGCACCTTCGCCTATACCTTATTGCGTCCCATATATACCGATGCCACATGGCCTCCATGCGGATGAAGCTCTTACTAACCCTTACATCGAACCACTCTCTGCGGTAGTTCTTATTGTCCACATGGGGGCGTGGCATGAAAGactaataaataaatagctttacCCCTTGAATTTTTCCACATGGAGTTCTTCTACTTTTTCCTCACGCATCACTAATATCATCACCTCGTCTATGCTTTCATAAATCTCATTCATATACCTATATAACATATACCAGGTGCCCTGTGCCATGCCTCCATGTGGGTGAGGCTCTTAATCCGAGCCCACTTGCTATAACAACGACgtctataataataataacgACAATAGATACCACAGTTACAATCACCACTTATTacagcaacggcagcaacggcaacggTAAACACTGCAGTTATAATACCTACTCTCGTCTCGGCTTAACCGCCTCGCTCTTCGTCTTCTATTCGTCACCCTTTTTCTCCGCACATAGGTAGCACAACACTCCATCATTTTCGTACAAACCTGCTTTAAAGCATGAGAAGCAGCcgtcctcttctttctcgTCCATCATTAGATAATAGAGCTCACCatcttgctcttcttttACCCTTTACACCTTGAGACACGGCCGTCTTCGTCTCTCTCgcccatcaccatcttcctcgcccatctaccaccaccatcacagtCTTGGGTAGGCAGGTTACTCGTCGTAAATATGTTGAGCGCTTTGCTGTTCCTCTCCTGTTATAGCATCGCCCATTATTTCACTTTCCCTTCATAGGGGGTGTGATTTTAGCTACCTAAAAGTTCTCCTAAAGCCAAAGCATTCAGGCTTAAAAAGACCGTTTTAGAAAGTCCTTAGAGCCTTTTGCTCCACTTTATTTTGACCATATAAAGAAGGTAAACTAGATCCAAAAAGGTCTGGTGAGTATCATAGTTTGAGAAGGACGTTTAAAATCAATCGTAGATAATAAGAGTTGCAAGGTCCAACATCACACTAGAGATACCCTATAGATGTAGTTTGAAAGTGTTGCCTCGTGC encodes the following:
- a CDS encoding uncharacterized protein (EggNog:ENOG503P07Y); translation: MTVDGRGPVLPVMGLSQVDQAFGLEADRLKNQPRMFKRHKVLPHPRKEAVVGVTDLQVQRLRSRSGPEKHVETEPPLSQAVISPASRRPRQQELHVPRQRRGRGPEPPPTPPAHSRTSSTSHPVDPSSDESDDAESPAQSIETVQPQSPATPPNPQTPLTPEITPPGPAESQLRARPPLYDRLQSKITTESSFQSYRTAPEVPLTSPDEEDGSSSLLRPALSSAQTSRSTVRQLKADGKEKVQPVGLGLGLESGEKEAETPNKTREFEKFDGGWTCENGEVAEEWNATRMRNVSIRKRKVSAQKGEDHNNNEVLEDSTVSATNATKALRSVSLQDSPTTYPARRVVSDRVPNRGPPSMSESSIGSDAKRSSIMSNRSTTSTVVDHPDAAPRRRKTLRHMKKQIDLRDSSSELSPVSSAPTSTSAAVEEPRRGPLPASRLGDTGRDSHASMATLSSISSNKARREAWKAGAIAVAIVPERRSSIKSNKSNTARTPSLRSTSTRRSQRSQSLSSAPQSRTSKSVERVPIFDRPQRRGRAHSESDGGRSAGDERTIDFPPVIPKRSSSLSAPTSRNASRSGSLTAESLKAHNAIQAQHQELQKASWELNKLVNQHAESNERVREQRVGLQHPPELKIVTKSPQPEFTIQQVLPEQRAESRKTVSSPDHEGDDHHLSVDRYGDPLFGKRLSAQNTPFSIASVETAGTSHAEVSEAMAVNIYPHQSKSVVLVDHSAKPSESSSLENPVIIAEPATPPQRRFSFEEVVDSPLRNPRAPPEPPRPPVINFIPATPSGLTPMTERQKMLGNYFEVNGEGEKPKRSQSLLRRALTGGRKKPVGDQYGPSPSRPGLITRTFSLGRHESKPQRPGLKRRRSTDDHPRDEHLLHPFWRPAYAEDSMSDSESDPDEDYYEERGRRYKYPLIDNRPGGAPARRTSLSQRLKRTFAILPVQDKHQDDGYEDDYYAVAAGSGPNGEVDRRTIRRTPSGNLRVMRFRKSLESLRPVTAPEQQQQVSRPPVTRIGRPLQGLVRRLSRGRSQERPVGIGVGSSLVGGSAGEEKGGWVDRMNLGRRLSEKRREKRTEELRKMISRPREVRDGVGDVIRRMSWVEEQRERERGGGCGMEMRANKGRAGRMTTY